The sequence below is a genomic window from Nicotiana tomentosiformis chromosome 6, ASM39032v3, whole genome shotgun sequence.
TTCAACGAAATCtttcaatttcttattttactATGTTCAACTCTATGTATTCCTCTATCCGTAGAGTACATTGAATGTACAGAAATGGCTATAACAGAGTTTCTCTTATTCGTATTAACAGCTACTCTAGGGGGAATGTTTTTATGCGGTGCTAACGATTTAATAACTATCTTTGTAGCCCCAGAATGTTTCAGTTTATGCTCCTACCTATTATCTGGATATACCAAGAAAGATGTACGGTCTAATGAGGCTACTATGAAATATTTACTCATGGGTGGGGCAAGCTCTTCTATTCTGGTTCATGGTTTCTCTTGGCTATATGGTTCATCCGGGGGAGAGATTGAGCTTCAAGAAATAGTAAACGGTCTTATCAATACACAAATGTATAACTCCCCAGGAATTTCAATTGCGCTCATATTCATTACCGTAGGAATTGGGTTCAAGCTTTCCCCAGCCCCTTCTCATCAATGGACTCCTGACGTATACGAAGGAGTGCGGTTCGTTGGAGAAATTCCTACCTCTCTATCTATCTCTGAGATGTTTGGATTTTTCAAAACTCCATGGACATGGGAGAAATTAGAACTGGCCTTTGATGGAATAAAAAAAAGGAGAGACTGGTAGAGCTCATCTTTGTCAGCGGCATTCTCCCTTCTATCTATCTTGAATTGAATTATGGAGGTGCAATTTATTTGGAGGAGGTGGGTTCGAGAAGAAAAGCCATGTACTATTATATGGTGTAATTCTAGATCTCATTCGTATTCCAGTGGTTTGGGCTTAGATGTGGCCTTTCATTCCTTAGGGAGTGAGAGGGTAAAGGGGAAAGGGGGTTTGACATGTAagccgaatatatatatatatatatatatatatatatatatatatatatatatatatatatatatagtaacaaAATTACTCTTTTAAATGAGTGGTCAGGAGAATTTCACATGTTTTTCCATTTTCTGTGTCTCCTTCTTAGTAAGTTTTATAAGAAGTAGGTCACAACAAGTGATTCATTAAtggtaaaataaaatttttaatataaaatagtTTCCAGAAAGAGGAAGATATTAGtagtattattttttatatgtGTCACATAAAATGTGAGAAAGTAAGTGCTAGGAGACGAAGTGAAGAACCCTCACATGCTCTGTAGTACAACATCACCCACAAAATTAAAAGCAATGTCACAATTCTCTTTAATTTAATGTGCAACATTTCCCACCTACCAAACCATTTCCATACAATTCTCAGTGCTTCCATTCTGCTGCGATTCCCTTTCCAAATTCATCTTCCCGCTCTTCTTTCTGCTGATAGTCAAAAGAAGTTACTGATTATCATGAGACTGCATTGAGGAATACAGCACATGCAATGCGACAGGCTCTCTCTATGGCAGCTTTTATAGGCATGTCattgattaattaattaatgaattattattaagTTAAACATACCAATTTTGTGAATTTCTTTTGATAACCTTGATATCAGGGTCAACTTGTGCACACCTCAACTAGTTTCACGGGTAACTATTATCTCTTTCGGCCCCATATACCATGCAATTTTGTCCATCAAGCTTGGACATATAGAAAAaaatcttttactattttttgcCTCAGCTCGAATTTGAACTCGAtcactattggacagatggaaaAAAAATCTTTCCCTATGGTTCTCAATTCACAAAAACTAATCACTATTGAATTTATCCCTTCCGATTATGGGTTGAGTAAAATCTATAATAGACATCCAATCTGGTATGATAATGTTGTCAGCAATGTATTGGTCCAAAATTCGAAGTGCCTTTTTCGGTTGTTAATCATATGATTAAAATGGCCATGTTAGCGTAAGTTGCATTCTCTTCCCTAATCCATTTGGCTTCCACATGCCTCCGTTGAGAGATTCGCGCATCAATGCACATTATAGTTTATCTCGTGtcattttcatttcatgttcatgttatccatgtttctCGTAGAAACTGAAGTTTGCTTTACATGCCGGTGGACATTATGTTGTTTGTTCTATTTTGGGTTTGCTAATCCTTTATCATATTACTCTCCTAATTAAGGTTTTATAAAATGTAGTGCCTCATATTTTTGTATGTCCCTAGCGCCATTGGCTACATTATATCGAGTTACAGGCTAAAGTAGAAGCGGCTAGAGTATAAGTTTAATAGGTTCATCTGAATTTAATATTTTCGCTACAGAGCGTGTACACGCACATAATTTTAAATGTGggctaataattttaaaaatggaATGAGTTGATAGTTCATACTAATGCTTCCTCTTGCTATACTCAACTAATACCTCCATTGGCTAAACGAGAAAGATTAGCTTAAGGGAAACCCCAAAACATAGTGTTTCGTGATAATATAACATTAATTTGAAAATAGGGATGAATTTAATATTTAAGTTAGTGGATGCAAGGCAATTGCATCTACTCTTTTGTGACAAAGGGTGCAAATGCCATTTATATATGTGTAATAAATTTTTTAGCTACATACATTTTGAGCTGAAAGCGTGGCTGCATTATTATCAGGGAGTTGGAGCTTCGAAGTGTACATTagttcttgaaaatatattttcctTATGTTAATTAAAGTAAAATGGTGTTAATGCCTACTAAAATCCTAGTCTACCCTAATATTACAGTGCCACTTTATGGAATATCATGTGCGCCAAAAAATTTATGTTAGTGATTTATATGCTAAGTATATAGTGAACTTCTAGTGCTAAAAAAATTAACTTTATAATATTGGATCAAGGGGTTTAATTGATCCCGACCACCAGGTCTTAGAGAGGGATGAATAGGATCCTTCATGCTTAGATATTTCAGGTTTGAGCCATGAGAATGAAAAAAATCCtaatacaacaataatatatcCAGTATTATCCTATACCGTAGGGTTTGaagagggtaatgtgtacgtagaccttaccctaCTGAGGATAGAGAGGCAAAAAATCCTAATAACAAATCTTATTCGGTCCGAGTCAATATTATCGGGACCTCAAGATGGATACCTAAAATCAGTGGGAAACCAAAAGAAAATTTGATCCTAGTTTATTTGGATTGAGACATAGTAATTGTTATTGTAGAAGTTATTAATAGAATACACACTCCTGGGACCATATGCATGAGAAGAGTCACAAAAATCTTTCTTCTTATGCCCCACTAATCGTAGGCCTCATTAATTTTTCCTTCACTCTGTCCTTGCCCCCCTGCCCCAGCCTGGCAAATGGCATAAGAACTAAGAAGAGATCAGATCTGTGGCTCAATTCCGGCAAATTTAGGGATGCCTCAGCTGGCTGTACTGACAAACCCATCACCATATATTAAATGACTTTTGGCTATCAATAAATAGTTTCTCCTACCGACACATCATAATGCATTTATCTGCCCACCTTTTGCATTTATTTGGGACGTCTCTTATTTAGTTATTTTATACTTAGAATGATGGAAAAGTACTGGTTCCGTATTGACCGTATTCCTCTATCTACTGTTTATCACATTACATTAATTAACTTGACCCTAAAAGGCATGTTTGTGTCGGTCAACTTGACCCGTGAATCTTCTTGGTTTTGTTTGTTCCTATTACATAATTTCGAATACAATTTAAAAGAATCAAAATATCTTACTAAATTAATTGTTCACTGCCTGATAAATACTGATCCACTATCAAATTTCTTGGTCGCATGGAATCATGGATCATTTGTTATGATATACTAATAACAAACATAGTGTAATTTCACAAgtagggtctagggagggtagtgtatacacaACCTATCTTGTGagggtagagagattgtttccaatACACTTTCTCAAGACAAGCATAGGCAGATCCAAGAGTTAAACTTTATGGGTTCATCGTTTAAGGTTTTTAACATTGAACcattatctttttttttaaagttatgtgtttatatttactatttttgcaattttagtaaatttttacacataaatttatactCCGTGTCAATAGTAATTGAACCCATCACTAGAATGCTACATCCGCCCCGAAGACAATCATAATCACAGCATCAATGAAAACAAATATGGTAGAGGAGAAGCCATGAAAAAAGCAGGatcaacaacaagatagtaagataTCCGAAGCGCAAGAAACAACCGACAGTAGTAAAAAtctaagaaaaagaaaataggtgAATAATATAGATACAACAGGTATGAAATAAAAAGACGCTCGACTAACATTAGGTACAATAGTGCAGTAAAATTGTTCAGATGAGTTGATTAGCCTTTAATAATTTATCTAATCTGCATTGTTATACAGGAGCATTAGGAATAGCACAGAGAGGAGGAAATTGGGTTACTTCTCATGTACAACGGGAAATCCTATTGATGACTGCTGGCGTTGTGATCGCCATTGGGTGCGTAACCGCAAACGCTTAGCTGACTGTTCTATTGGCTTTGGTCGAAATGCCATTGGTGGTCGTGATGGAAGGTATATTTAGAGACAAATCAAGAGCGGGTTCTGTACTTTCAGTTCGAGAATAAATTAAATGTGCACATATAATTAGATCATACTCATTCTGAACACACTGAATCCGTGCAGGTATTATGTTGTGACTGACTCAGGTGATGACGATCCAGTAAATCCCCGACCTGGAACACTTCGTCATGCAGTAATTCAAGACGCACCATTATGGATAGTGTTTAAACATGATATGGTCATCACACTTAAGCAAGAACTTATGATGAACAGTTTCAAGACAATTGATGCTCGTGGTGTGAATGTACAAATTGCATATGGGGCTTGTATTACTATccaatttgttactaatattattATTCATGGTCTTCATATTCATGACTGTAAACCCACTGGTAATGccatggtccgaaactcaccatCACACTATGGTTGGAGGACAATGGCTGATGGTGATGGCATTTCCATTTTCGGTTCGAGCCATATTTGGATTGACCACAACTCTCTTTCTAATTGTGCTGATGGTCTCATTGATGCTATCATGGGTTCAACTGCAATTACCATTTCAAACAATTACTTTACACATCACAATGAGGTCCATTTTTTCCAAGCATAATCTTTTTACTGCATTATAATGAGTTATACTTTAGTTCAAAGATTAATTATTCATAAATCCAACTTATGTGCAGGTGATTTTATTGGGGCACAGCGACTCCTATATTAGAGATAAGGTTATGCAAGTGACGATTGCCTTCAACCATTTTGGTGAGGGTCTGATCCAGAGAATGCCAAGGTATCAATATGAAAACATTAGTCTTTGTTTTTTCAACTCATCTAATTTAGTGAATGCACTTGTCTTCGCCACAATATTGGACCGAGATGTCCTTACATAAAGTGACATAGAAAGTAAGGATTCATATAACCAACTCCGTACTTGCTTGAAATTTAGGCTTACTTGTTATTGTTGTACTGATCTTTGCCTGTCGTCTTGGACTAAAAATTGTACGACATTAATTAATATGCAGATGTAGGCATGGTTATTTCCATGTGGTGAACAATGACTATACACACTGGGAAATGTATGCCATTGGTGGTAGTGCTGATCCTACAATTAACAGCCAGGGCAACAGATACCTTGCCCCAGTGAACCCTTTTGCCAAAGAGGTAATTAGTTGAAAACTATTTAGAACTAAGCATACTTTGACTGATGAGCTTTTATTGAAAATATCTCAAAATGAAAAGTATAAGGAGGGCCAAACTTTACCTTACGAAATTATTGATAACAGGTGACGAAAAGAGTGGAACCATGGGAAGGATCATGGAAGCACTGGAACTGGAGATCAGAAGGAGACCTTATGCTGAATGGAGCATACTTTACTGCGTCTGGACGTGCCGCTCCACGCAGTTATGCAAGAGCCTCAAGCTTAGCCGCTAAGTCCTCTTCTATGGTGGGAACTATTACCTCAAATGCTGGTGCACTTTCTTGTCACATAGGCTACCAATGTTGATGTCAAAACACATTGGACATATCTGCTGAAGAGCATTACCACATTACTTTTGCATGTCCATTGAATTCATCAATCAAGCCTATTTTCACCAATTTCTCTTTCTTTTCCTCGTTTACGTCCTCCCCTAATCACCCTTGAGCAGGGGCGGACCAGAGTATTGTGGATGGGTTCAATTCAGCCCACCATTTTCAGCTTAAAACTTAGATGTATATCCGAAAAATCTtgaaagttttatatatatatatatatatatatatatatattaagttcTGAATGTATATTTTCAAAGAGAGCAGAATCTTGAACCTATTATATTAAAATCCTGAATTCGTCTCATCTCTTGAGCATGTTGTTCCACTTGTGATCTTTATGTACCAAGTGTTCAACCTTCCCCTGACTCAACTGGAAATATTATTCAAGTGCTTTGGAGCAGGTTTCTGAAAATGTTGTATTTTTCACCTCATCAATTCAAAAATCTTGCTCACCTAACGAAAATGGTTCAGTGGGACTGATCTCTCTCTTACCTCTCTTCTCAATATGTCAATTCATGTATGCATCGTATCAGATTCAGAAAGattgcaaaaagaaaaagaaggaaaaagatcAAAGTCAAATTTTCAGTCGCTTTCTTGTTATAGATGTTCAGTTTCCAGATATTGTTGTAATTGttatccttatatatatgtacttACTATGAATTCTGCTTCAAATTCATATTCCTCGCTGCCCTTTTTCACCCTATTGTCTGCAAGTTGATTAATTATGATGGTAATTATAAATTTACAATTTTCTGATCCACTGCCCATGTTAACTATTGCTGGCATAATTGAGTTGCTGGATTTCGTAATTCAACCGTGTTGATAAGAGTTAGCACCTTATTAATCCAAGGGGTTATGCTTGCTTAataaacaatttgatataatTCTTCAACTTTTATTAGCTGATCACCGTacactttaatttttttataacAAATTTCTCCTTTCAACTTTTCTCAAACTATAAAAGGCGATTTTAAGAAATTAATTCAGCCCGCTTTAAACTTCTTGTTCACTATTTTTGAGTacagttttttttttattatgaaGTTGTAAGTTTATAACCATTTGAAGATGTTTGCTACATGTGCAACTAAGAGACAAAATTAATGAAGTTCGACCATATCtgaaaattccatcaaataaaaGAATCAAAATGCAGAAATGTTTCTATCACTTACATGATTAAGAAATTTCACACTATCAACTATCAAGTTAAGCTAACCTACAACGACATATAACGTATTCTCCATATCAAACTTGATATAGTAATCTGAAAAACAAAATACTAAGCTGCAACAACAATCGGTTAAATTCTGCTGATGGTACAAACATTCTTTGCCACGTCAGTATATATTAACTTAAACTAGATTACAAATGATGGTCATTACATTTGCCTAAAAACCCAGAAAATGGACTTACAACACACTCAGATTACAATTCTCTACATTAGACAGTAGTCCTGAGTAACAACTAGGAACCCCTTAAACATGTCTACAGCACTTGGCCAAATCCAGAATCAAGGCAATGAATGAACTCTTTGCACGCGTCACGGTCATCTATAGAGTAAGTTTAATTTACAAAATGATACTAATTTGTAAATAAGATTTAAAACCAACTTCTAACCTTATTGAAAATTAATTTCTCTTATGCTGCATCAACTATCTAACTGCTTGTGCAACTGGAGAGCTAATAGAAGCAGCTGTAGATGACAAATTACGAAGGTTTTTCTTTGCTGGTTTCTTGCCTTCTGATTTTGGTCCATTCTGCCTCACTTTTATTCCTCGTATCAACTGATATATCATTCAATAATTTTCAACTTAAATGACAAGATAATTACGCGATTAAAGTAATAACAGCATAAAGCACTATAATAAAGTTATGACTTACATATTTGCCACACTTTATGTCAGCGTATATCACAATGAAATCACCTTCTTGAAGTCCATTAGCTCGAACAAAGTCGCCTTTAAGAATGAAAAAAGATACAATTAAAGCAAATTAGTACTCGGATTTTACTGAAATGCAAGCTAGAGCAGCGTCGGCTGTGTTTACCTGTGTTCTCAAGAAGGTACATCCTGCTTTTGTTATTTGGCCAAAATCTGAAAAACAAAACACAAAGCCAGTAAGTATAGAAGGAAGATGACTATAAAACATAAGGGGTAACAATCGACTGAGCAATGTAATAAAAAATAGCTTGATGAATATTATGAGTTCACATAcctatatttcatgttccaaacaCAAGAAGTTCCAATGTCTTCCATCGCAATTGAAATTCCATCTCTTGATTCGAGTTGTGGGAGATGAGTTTCTGCTTCTCTCTGCGTATAAACAAAATTTCAAGAATCCACTTAATCATACTTTCAATTACCAAAAGTAAATAGATCACAGTTTATGACGACGTAGCTAAAGTACCTTCGGCAACACAATTCTTCCAAGATTGCCAACATCACTTTGCTTCAGCACTTTTTGTAGGAGAAATTTTAGATTCTTCTCTGTTTTGCAAGCCTATGGAAGAACATCCACGCAAAATTTGATGAACATCCGCACAAAATTTAAAGCAACACATTTATAAAACAAATTTTCATAAATATTAAACTTACAATAGCCATTAGGGAAAGGATATAACTTATATTCATAGCCAGAGGCGGACCTATGCTATACCGAGAGGGGTCACCGGCACCCGTAAAGTTCAGCAAAAATTTCATGTATACATGtatatatttttagaaaataGTAATATATTAATAGTGGACACCCTACGTACAAAGCAAATTGTGGTTGAATCCAAAAGTGTAcccttgaccttcaaatcttgggTCCGCCTCTATTCACAGCAGGTGAAGGGTGAGCCAAGAGCTTTTTATAATGgatatttgttcaactatatacCCCGAGCTCACCTATATCTTATTTCTGTTCTAGCTGGCGGATTCTCTCTTATATCGATTTCGTAAAGAATTTCTTCATGTAGCAAATAACCTATCTTATTTCTAAGTTATTAATTCAACCTTCTTATGGACTACTTATAGTTATATATTCGATGATTAATCATGTACACTGTTAGTtgtgaaggggagccttggagcaaccgTAAAGTTGTCTCAGTGTGACCTAAAAGTCAGAGTTCGAGCCGTGAAAGCAGCTACTAAAACTTGCATTAGGATAGGCGGACTACATCACACACCTTgaggtgcggcccttccccggatccTACTTGAACGCGAGATGCCTTGTGCACTAGACTGCCCTTTTTTACTATTAGTTGCATAAAAGTTAAATTCGAAAAGGATTTTGGCCGAAACTAAAGAAACCAATTACCTGTCTTTTGTCTGCCGAACTATGCTTCTGATGGTTTTGCGATCGCAGAGCTGGCCTCTTGGTCGAATGTGATTGTGGAGAATCAGCCTGTGGAACCATCATCACTGGCGCAGCAGAAGCAGAAGGCCAATATACCCAATTTCCTGGACTGTTACCTGTATCTATTGCACAATTCTCTCTACACATAATTACACTTTGGTCATTACATTGTCTTTGATTCTGAGTTTGGTGACGATAATGGTGCAACGGTAATCGTCTCTGCCTAGCCATTCTGTTCTTCCTAGCCTCTTTAGATCCCAACCTTGCCAATCTCTCACCATTCCCATCTAAAAGTTGGTACGGATATTGCGTACCAAGTAAAGATTGAGGCTGATCAACAACAGCAACATTATTAGCACTATCACTATTGTCAGGAAATTGGTTATACTGAGAAGCAGCCGCCACAGCAAATTGCGATGGCAACCACGATTGAGTAAAGTCCATGTGTTGATATTCTGTTGAAGCCGGTGAACTTGCACTTCCACTCATTGTTTGATTAAAATGAGACGCAAATAACGATCCGTTGGAGTAAGGATCACCAATGTACCCCGGTATCTGCCCCGCCATTACTGGGGTTGAATCAGGGAAATTAGTGACGTTATAAGAAGGAGTTGCCATCCAAGGTGACGGATAAAAGCAAGCATTTGGATCAGTTCCAACTGTATTATAATGGAAATTGGAGTTAGGGGCAGAATTCTGGAAATTTTCTTGATTTGCTACAGCTTCACTCATTTGATTCTTTTGCAATCGGTGTTGTTCAACCCAATCAAGAATGAGTCTCAACAACTGTTTTTTACCTTCTTTTGTACTTCCCAATCGTTTCGAAGCGCTTTCAATTGTTGAACGTTTGAGCTTAATACTCCTCATATCTTCAGCAGAAATGTAGTCTTTGTTTTGCTTTAGCCATTCAAAGAACATAACTGCAAGCTCACTATCCCCTTGAAATATAGAAAGCTGCTCATTTTCAAACTGAACTTCcccttcttgttgttgttggttttgGTTGTGTTTTTGTGGATTTTCGCTTTGGAAAAAAGAGCTCATAGGATCAAGAAAATCATGATTTCCATCAATTAAATCCATATATCCAAGATTTTCTATCACATTTAAACAATCTTGGTCGCCATTAACTGTGTTATCAAATTGGATTTTTTTGTGGAAATGATCTTCTTCAGCTTGAGTAGAAGATGAAGAATCTGTAGGAGGGGAATTAGAAGTTGACGAGGAAGATGACATGCATGGAAAATCAGGAAGAGGAGGAAAATCAGTAGAGAAATTAATGTAATTAGTATCATTGACATTAAAATGATGTTGCTCTTCATTTCCATTATTGAGCCAAATATCTGTATTATCAATTGGATCAAAACCAGTTgtctgctgctgctgctgctgttgGTGTTGCCTTTGAATATCATCATCTACTGTCACCATATTAATATTCTCAAATCCATGCATTTCTTGATTATTATTATAACCATAAAGCTGCTGTAACTCTCTTTTCATTCTTGTTTTCTGGATTTTTAACAAGAGAAAAATGGTCTTTAATTTCTCTCCCCACTAGGATCTTGAAGTGGTTTTTGCAACATAAACTATCTGAGGTTTTGGAATTTATATATCCAAAAAAATAAATAGTACTACCAAATCTGAAGAAAGCGACTCTTAATTACTAAACTTTAACTAATTAAAATACTCACTCTCACATCAAACGAACTGTATATATAATAAACTTATATAAGTACCTGTATATATAAGGATTTTGAATGGCAATATTCttacatatatatattgttcaGGAATATTCTTTACAAATGGATGATAAACACAAGAAAGTTCAAAGAACTGAACTATGTATTCTGTTTTAGAAGACAAAAACACCACCAAACTTCAACAAACTGAAATTGTCTCATACCCAAAATAACCAAAACAACACTTGTAGACAGTTCAGATAAGTTTCAACACTCTTTTACTATTTTCTGTTTTTATTTAAGGGGTTTTGAACCCAAAATAAGACAGAAAAActttgaaagaaaaaaagaaataagtGGTTACAAAAACTTTTAAATGAGAGAGGAGATATATAAGAGGAAATTAAACCACCAAAAGAAAACTTGGTGCCGATAGTTTTTCTTTTTCCACTAAATTAAAATTTCCAGATTTTACGCCATAAGGCCATACGTTATAACCTAAATGGTGGGAGACAGCGGTTCAGTTTTTTACTACAAAAAATGAGGTGAAAAAAGAGACACTAAATGCTACTTCCTCCATTGATGACACTAGCAGCTCAATTCTCTTTCTAATACAACACATCAGAACATGGCCTATAATAAGGAAGGAGTTTTTGAGCACGGTAAAGTTGTTATTGTATGACTTATATTCTTgcataagtaaaaaaaaaatataaactgTCTATATCTCACCtcttcaaatatatatttttttaaattgtacATAAATACAGAATGCTTAGTATATCAGATTTTTTAGAATATAGCGTAAAAATATTAAAACATGGAAAAGATTAGACCGACTGGGAAATAGTAACGTGAAAAGAAGTAAAGAACAGATCTTTCTTTGCTCATAGGATTTGTCTCCATTCGTGAGTGAAAACGGTGGACTTCTTCTTTTGCTGCTACGTGTCTCTTCCCTTCTGACCAAGCTATATtaacataacatatatatatatatatatatatatatatatataacataaacAAGGATTTTAAGTTTTAACTTGTATAATGGTGTAAAACATCAAGACAATTACTCTTTATTATTAAAGCTGGAAGATGGAGAAAATTGCTAAGAGTGGAAAAATGGGATTTTGTCGTCGACGCTAGCAAAATAATGAGAAGGATTGGTACTCCCTCCGTTGCAGTTACCTATTTCTTATTTGTTCTTTTACAAAAAAGAATGAtacttttttatatttaaaaataattaaatttaaatttttaattatatcctcGATGATAAGTTTTTATAATCATATAAAATACTTTGTCCATAAATTTCAAAAGAattataaccatacaaatataATACTTATTTAGAGTAACAAGTTtaaaaaaactttatttttttcttaaattttatgtccGGTCAAATagtttcacataaattaaaatagagggaataatatatatataaggtgACACGAAAGGATTGAGATTGGAAATTTGAAAGAATTTAGGATTTTAATTTgatgaatttaatttttttaatttttaacattAGATTCATAATTCTTTATATTCAGTAAACTCTATCAGTTTTTGTTGGGAAGAAGGTTCTTGTCCCATGCAGCGAGGGAAAATAGCTATTCATTGGTAGGTTTAGTTTGCATTCGTACACTGCACGTCTAGTCATTTTTGGCCTTAAATCCGACGAGTTATTTTTTCTAAGCTATTTAATGAGCTTGGAGCATAGTTAATTTTTTTCTAAGTCTTGAATATAAAGTCGTTTTTGTTAGGAAATATTTTACTATTGCAAATTTTTTTggcaaaaatttaaattttagtaggtgtaaaataaaaaaaaaattgtatgcATATTTTTTTCGTGGGTCGCTCAATTCGCTCGAATTATTCGGGAAAAGGagagaatagaattttgatataTCAAAACGGATCTATTCCGTTGTGTACGAGGAAAAATCGGGCACATGATACACTTCGGCCTCCAACAGGGTAAAACGAGCTCGAGATATGATTGCGAAAGATCGGAATCGAAGCAAGGATATCCTCGAGTCAGAGTACGAGGGCCAACCATCGACCCTCGATAATATCAGAGTCATGATTCGAGATCTACCTAAAACCTGAAGGACTTCAGAGAGCGTCGCCGGGCAATCAAGCACGGCCAACAGGAGGCcgtaatatccgtgaccggccggatatcatggcgtggatctcggcacgtatcgatgtaGAACCGGCAATCAattaaacagaagatttttttaccttttatagagttatacttagagtaggattcccctGCTATATAAAAGGGGAGGGGTTTGATAAGTCATTAAGCACGTTG
It includes:
- the LOC104103533 gene encoding B3 domain-containing transcription factor ABI3, whose amino-acid sequence is MKRELQQLYGYNNNQEMHGFENINMVTVDDDIQRQHQQQQQQQTTGFDPIDNTDIWLNNGNEEQHHFNVNDTNYINFSTDFPPLPDFPCMSSSSSTSNSPPTDSSSSTQAEEDHFHKKIQFDNTVNGDQDCLNVIENLGYMDLIDGNHDFLDPMSSFFQSENPQKHNQNQQQQEGEVQFENEQLSIFQGDSELAVMFFEWLKQNKDYISAEDMRSIKLKRSTIESASKRLGSTKEGKKQLLRLILDWVEQHRLQKNQMSEAVANQENFQNSAPNSNFHYNTVGTDPNACFYPSPWMATPSYNVTNFPDSTPVMAGQIPGYIGDPYSNGSLFASHFNQTMSGSASSPASTEYQHMDFTQSWLPSQFAVAAASQYNQFPDNSDSANNVAVVDQPQSLLGTQYPYQLLDGNGERLARLGSKEARKNRMARQRRLPLHHYRHQTQNQRQCNDQSVIMCRENCAIDTGNSPGNWVYWPSASAAPVMMVPQADSPQSHSTKRPALRSQNHQKHSSADKRQACKTEKNLKFLLQKVLKQSDVGNLGRIVLPKREAETHLPQLESRDGISIAMEDIGTSCVWNMKYRFWPNNKSRMYLLENTGDFVRANGLQEGDFIVIYADIKCGKYLIRGIKVRQNGPKSEGKKPAKKNLRNLSSTAASISSPVAQAVR
- the LOC104103534 gene encoding probable pectate lyase 8, translated to MMNSGMNMLKMIQRNLSISYFTMSIRNSTERRKLGYFSCTTGNPIDDCWRCDRHWVRNRKRLADCSIGFGRNAIGGRDGRYYVVTDSGDDDPVNPRPGTLRHAVIQDAPLWIVFKHDMVITLKQELMMNSFKTIDARGVNVQIAYGACITIQFVTNIIIHGLHIHDCKPTGNAMVRNSPSHYGWRTMADGDGISIFGSSHIWIDHNSLSNCADGLIDAIMGSTAITISNNYFTHHNEVILLGHSDSYIRDKVMQVTIAFNHFGEGLIQRMPRCRHGYFHVVNNDYTHWEMYAIGGSADPTINSQGNRYLAPVNPFAKEVTKRVEPWEGSWKHWNWRSEGDLMLNGAYFTASGRAAPRSYARASSLAAKSSSMVGTITSNAGALSCHIGYQC